A segment of the Butyrivibrio fibrisolvens genome:
TTGGGCAATCTTCAGTAAGTGTATATATAGCAAGAATAGAATTATCTACTTCATTGCGCATAAGCGATGGCTTTGCATAATACGTATCCATGTTCTGCTTGTCATGGAGTAATTTTGAAAAAACAGTAAGATCCTTAGACTCACGCATCTTGTCACCCATATGTTTATCAATCCATATGGGCCACATGGTAGCTGTCATGATCCAAGCTCTTTCACCAAAATCGGACTTCTCTATTCCTTTTTGCAGTTCATCATAATTGAACTTAATAAAATCATCTTTTATTCCTAGAAGTTCTTCCAATGAGAACTTCTTATTATCTTCAACGTTAAGAATATCGAAGCTCTTATACTGTCTGCATATCTCCTTAGCGAGAGCAAAGAAGTCTTCGATTTCATATTGAGAAGTGGGCGTATTAATAGACATCTCTACGAGCGCATCATTATTCCCATCAAAGTAAATGCCACGTCCGATATGCTGCGGATTGTATAGAATACAAGAATTGTTCTGGTGCTTACCTTCATCCAATACGTAAAAATCATTGTACGTGCCGAACTTGAATTTGCAGTTTTCCAGCATCTCCCCGATATCGATAGTTCTTTTGGTAAAAAAGCCTTTTCTGGTGATTTTTAAAGAAAATGGCATTTTTATAATCCTCCCCTTTTTTCATACAGTCTATTATTTAATACAATTTCCTGCTTAGAATATAAATAAAGCCCCGGCCAGAATGTCGGAGCTTTATTAGTGTTTTCTTTTCAGCTTACGCCTAACTGGCTCGCGGTTATCACACCAAACCCGCCCATGGACTCCATGTATCCCCCTGCCAGTAGGGATTTACATTTCTACGTCAACAGATGATCTAGTCTTCTGTTTCTTTTATTATAATATAAACATCCAACATCAAGGTCAATTACTCATTTCGTTTTTTCTCTTAGATTTCTATGAATAGTACCTCTCCCATAATCTTTATATCATAGTGCCAAAGAATACACCCGTAGCTCAATCCCCTTATAATTGCAAGTCTCCACAACCTTACCACCACAACTAAGAATCACATGCTCGCTGGCAATGTTAGAAGGTTCACAAGCTATAGTAACATCTTTCATTCCCTGCTGTTTAAGCCATAACAAAAGCTCCTTAAGCATCCACTTTGCATAGCCATGGCCTCTATCGCATGGACGTACCGAATATCCTATCTGGAACTTCGGATCTGCTTCATATCTGTACTAGATCATGCCGATAAGATGTTCATCAGATTTTCTTATGCAAAAGAACTGCTGAGCGTGGCCTCCAATCTCCGCAGGCGCGCCTTCTGCTGCCCTCTGCCTGCAATTTTCAATGTACGCAAGCGGATTCTCAAATTTTCTAAGAGAGCCGCAGCCATCCATGTGATCTTCGCAGTCAATGAATTCCTGTCTGTATGCACTGATATCATCAGCATATTTGTCATCGGCTTCTACCAATTCAAGATCAGCCTCAGGTCTTTTCACTCTGGTAAAAAACTCCTTGTCATCTTCATGGTGGATATAAGCGCCGTTCTTAAGCTGCGTTTTCAAAGATGCTGGGTTATCCTTATGAACCGACATATAGATCTCGTCTTCCGGAATGATCTCCCATGCCTTTTCTATAGTCAGGCGCAGGCCTTCATTGGCATATCCTTTGCCGCGGTATTCTTTTTTGATTCCATATCCTATGTGTCCGGCGCCATTGGCAAGCGCTTCGCACAGGTGATGCCTGATCCTGAAAAGTCCTACGATCGTATCGCCATCCCACAGGAAGTATTCTGTTCCGGGAACATGTCCGGGAGAAAGGTTTATTCCATTGGATTTATCTATATATCCCGGGAGAATCTTCTTTTCAAACTCTTCGTATGAGCAACCATAATCCTTATTGGTGAAGCCGTTTTCGTCCTCTGGAAGCTGAGTAATAAACTCGTACTCCTTTTGCACATCTTCCATGTTTGCTTCTTTTAGATATACTTTTTTCATGGTTTTTATCCTTCTTTACTAGGGGCGTTTCTTTCAAGCCTGTATGTTATCAGTGTCATTTTATCATTCACAACCACTTCGCGGCCGAATCTTACGAATCCGCATTTTTCGTATAAGTGGCAGTTTCTCGGCTCCTGAAGTATTGTTTCAAGTATCCATTCCTTAACTTCCTGGTACAGTTCAAACGCAGCCTGTATGGCTTTGTAACCCATTCCCTGGTCCTGGTACTGCGGCAATATGAATAAGGGACTGATAAAAGAAATATGTTTTTCTTCAGGGTCATTGTGACCGAGGTTGATCGCTCCGACTCTATCGACGTCTTGCATTATGAAATAATACTGCCTGTTAGGTATGGCTGCTCTTTTCTTAATTCTTTCAAGAGTTTCTATTGCAGGACTACAATCATCATGGTACTTCTCATATAGGGGCATGAAGCTTTCTACCTGCATTTTGTGTAGTAGTTCGAGTTCATTTTCTTTTACCGGAATAAGGTCTATTTTTCCCATTATTTTTTTCTCCCGATCACTCTGTACCAGTTATACTTGAATTATTTTTTCTTTTCCAAAATAGTCTATATTAGAGACACTTTTGAAAATATTTGGATTTTCTGCCATCTTCTTCAAAAGACTCTACCAAATCAAATCCAGATTTTTCCAACACTTTAATAGATGCCAGGTTATCAGAATAAGTAAATGCACCGATAGATTTCAGATTAAACTTATTCTTTATATCTTCTAAAAATAGTAATGTTGTTCCCGTAATCTTAGTACCTATTGAATTCTTTCAACTTATATACCATAGGAATATACTTAATCCCATGCTTTTCTTGTTCCTCAGATATTCTTATGAATCTGAGGCTTGTATAAAATTTTTCGCCATAAGGAGACGAGTTAACGGTGATTTCATAAATATCGTCATTGTTTGACCTTATATCATTGCATATATACTCAAACAGCCTCTTTCCAATACCTTGCCTTTGGTAATCCCTATCGACAAAAGCAAGCATAATATGTGAAGTCTTTCGCATGGTCATTACTGCAACAATTTTCTTACCATCAAAAGCTCCATACATTTTGAACTGCCCAGTTAGACAGCCTCTTCTAAAATCATCATTTTTAATTATGTCATTTACAAAAGAGTCAACGCCTTCTTCAGAATAATCAGGGGCTTCAAACTCCATAAAAACACGTATGATAAGATCCAATGCATTGTCAATTTCATTTTCAGAAACAAGCTTAATATCCATCACATAGTTCCTCTAAATCTGCATCCTATAGAACAAACCTTCCCCTATAGGCGTTGTCTTTCTATATGGTTCACCTATTATATGAAACCCCGCTTTTTCATAGCATTTCACTGCTCGAGTATTCCATGATCTAACTTCCATATAAATCGTTTTTTCTCCAAAAACAACTTTTGATAATTCAATGGCCAATTTTACTATAGTCTGCCCATATCCTTTACCACACATATCCGGATGAACACCAACTCCGAGTACTACATCAGATTCTTTCTCTTTCAGATTTATGTATCCTACCAAAGATGTTCCATCATAAAACGAGTAGTAGTTATTACATGGATTTCCAAATCCAGAATGGTTCGATAGTTGCTCTTCATAGGGAATACTATTATAGATTGAATAATCTCCAGCATATTTCCAGTCAGATATTATGCTCTTTTCTACGTCAGTAGTCACATGATATTCCAACATAACATTTCCTCATCAAATGTTCATCCAAATCCCTTCATCATGGATCTCTGCATTTTCTACGCTTCTATAAAATCTCTGAGCTTCATCATTTCGTGCCATAAGTGCTATCAACATAGATGTACCTCTATTCTTCAGCTCTTCACGAAGCTTTGTAAGCATCATCTGAGCAACCTTAAGATGCCTTTTACTTTTGAGAACACATATCCAGTCAAGGTATGCTGCATAACACTCTCCATCATTTCGGCTTGATACGATTGAAGCATCAATTCTGCCAATAACAGCATCTTTCTCTATCGCAAGAAATGACACTGCATTAACAAACCTTTCATCTGAAAAAGAAGCTATAATTTTTTCCCTATACTCATCATCGGGCTCCCAGAAATATGTATCTGGCTCTTCCTGACGTAATCTCTTTTCATAATCTATCACTTTATCAACGTAATCTCTTGTAAATTCAACTATTTCTATCATTTCTATACCTTTTTCATTAATCCGAAAATTGTTACAAATCACATTCTTTTCATTTTTTCTATTGCCAGATCATGATTCTGTAAAGCCGCTTTTTCAAACCAGAATCTTGCTTTTTCCATATCTATAGCAGTCCCGGTTCCTTGTTCATAACAGCATGCCAGGTTATACTGACCATCTCTGTCGCCATCTTCTGCTGCCTTTGTAGTCCAGTATAGTCCCTGCTCTAGATCTTTTTCGACTCCAATACCTTCCAAATATGCATATCCAACCTGACATTCTGCAAGGGGATAACCTGTTTCTTTTGCTATTTTCAGATATTCAGATGTCCATTTTTCAAAATCCTCATTTTCCCAATACTTACCTAGAGCTCTACATCTGTCCAGCTCATCACACGGCTTATAATATCCCATCGTTAGATTATTCCTCTTTCGAATTCTTAAACATATGCCTTATCATACCATAGTGAAAATAGCTATTCTACTACATTTGTAATCTTTTATTAAATCAAAAATCAAACATACTATATGTTGACTTATTTTTACAAGCCAACTATACTTTTACTTAATATTTTTCAGAAAGCAGAAAAACTATGATACACAATGGACTCATCATTAATTCTATAGCCGCGAACGCGAGACCCGTGAATGCTCAGGGGTCTGTTTTTGTTGTTAATGATGAGGAAATATGGAGGAATGCGGTCTAATACTATAACTCCATAATAGATATGTTTATTAAGCCTCATCAGACTATATGTTTGATGGGGCTATTTTTTTACCCAGGAGGACAAACAATATGAAATCATCAAAGTCACAAAGCAATGAGAAAATATTACTATTCGGACATCTGACGTCAAAATTGGGTGACATCATTTTTGATTACGCCAACAAGATCGTCCTTGTATCTGCATTTACAAGTAAGCCTTGGGTACTGGCCTTGTATCAAAGCATGGAATATATTGTCGGGATCATCTTTAACATAATCGGGGGACTACTGGCCGATTTTGGTAATAAAAAGAAAATCATTATCATTTCAGATCTGTTTAGCGCTACTTTCTGCTTTATAGCAAGCTTTTTTGTCACATCAAACTATATGGCAGCTGCACTTATCATCGCTAATGGGCTTCTGGCACTGGTCTTTTCTTTTCAATCACCATGCTTTAGAGCTGTTATAAGTCAGATGATAGAAAAAGACAGGATCGTTAAATATAACTCCGTAAACAATGCCGGTATGGAGATCATAAACATCGTCGGTCCTATCCTTGGCATGGCACTTATGGGATTGGTCGGGGCAAGGGGAGCTCTACTTATAAACGCTGGCTCATTCTTCATTTCAGCTGTTTCCGAAGTCTTCCTAAACCCACTTAAACCAGAAGTCGAGAAAGCAAAGAAACCAGGATTAAAGGAACTGCCATCAGGAATCATATATGTATATAAGAAAAAGAATATACTTATCCAAGTCATAGTCTGTGCCTTCACAAATTTCTTTATCACCGTATATAACTTACTGGCACCTTATACTGAGATCCTCTACAAAGGAACATTTGACGGATATTATAGCAAGCTTCTTGTTGCTGATGCTATTGGTGGAATTCTGGGATCAGTTGTTAATACCAAGATTGCTGCAAATTATTTAAAGGACGGAGCTTCTCTTTTAAAAATGGAAGTACTGGTTGGACTTTCCCTGTTATTTATCCCTATTGCTGCATTATCAGGCAATCTCCTTATTGGACTTATCCCATACCTTTTGTTTAGTATGACCCTGGCTATGTATAACATAAATTTCATGTCATATATCCAGACCAGTGTTGATGAAGCTTTCCAAGGGCGCGTATTTAGCGTCATCTTCGCTTTTATCATGATATTTATGCCTGTTGGCTCATTCTTTTTCTCAGCTATAAATGTTACTAAAGATATACGTAGTTTTTATATTCCGGGAGTAGGAATAATTATTGTCGCAATTGTATGCCTCATCATTAATAGATATATGAATAGCGATGATGTTGAGAGAAAAAATGAGATTTAATCAGTAAATGAGTTGCAAAAAGTCCGGTTGGAAACCCAATCGGACTTTCTTTTGCTCATCTGCTCGTATGCTTTTATATTAAATCATTCAATTCAAAGCAATCTCATTAAACTCAAGCACATACGGACTGCCATCCCTCGGATCTGTTCTATCCTCATCATGAGAAAAAGAAAGGCCGCATTTCATCATAAGTTTATGAGATGCAATATTTTTCTTCCTGCATGATGCGACAAATTTATGTGCACCGCATTTTCTGGCCTCATCCATGAAAGCCGTCAGTATTTCCGTACCATATCCCTTCCCTACAAATTCAGGGCCTACGGCTATTCCGGTATCCTCATACACTCCCGGCTTAATCTCTTCCATCCCTGCAAAACCAATAGCTTTACCGGATCTCTTTTCATATACGAAAAAAGCATACTTTTCGACCTGTTGGAACTTCACAGACTTTCTGAGTCTTTCTTTTGCTTTTTCTATACTATCAGTAACAGTCCAGAGCATATATCTTGTACTTTCCTCATGTCGCCATAAGTTGTTATATATGTCATCTAAATCTGACTCCGTAGCCTTTTTTAACATCACATTCTTAGTTTCTATGGTAAAAGAGCTATAATCTGCCATTCCTCTTAATTTCTCATATGATTTTTTTATAAAACTATCTGCTGACAGCAACACATTTTTTAGACTGTCATACTCTATCAGCTTAAACGTATCTTTCAGATTGTTTATTCTTATTGATTTCACTTCATTAGGTCTTACAATATGCGGTTCCTGATCCTTATATTCAGCAAGGAAAAAGACTATTTGCCTTCTTACATCAGATCTATCTAAAAGGTCATACTCCTGAACCTCTCTAAATCCAGGTATAAGACTAAGCTCCAATCCGGTCTCTTCTTTTATTTCTCTGATAGCAGTCTCTTCCTCAGTCTCATCATTTTCAACATGACCTTTGGGTAGACTAAAAAAGCCGCTTGCCTCCTCAACCATAATGTATTTAATTTCCTCGCCGTCTATTGTAAATACTACTGCGCCGCAGGATTTATCAATTTGCACTTTATTCATTGTATATTTCTCCACTGTTTTAATATAAAAGGCATATACTCACGATTTCGCAAGCATATGCCTTATGATACCATAGTGAAAATGGCTATTCTACTGTTTTTCTAAGATAATTAATACTTTCGTTTACTTGCGCAGGCCCTCAATCTCATTCTGCAATTCCCCGAGAAATTGCATAGCAACTTCATCCAACAGATAGTAGATTTTTTTGTCTGTTATAAATACTTAAGACCCTTTTAATATGCAGCTTTACACATTCCAAGTCGCATATACGCAGTTCTGTCCTTCAACTTTATCAAACCCAATTGATGTATACAAACGAATTGCCGGAACATTATCAACATCTACCATCAAAGACATGCCCTTAGGATTGTTCAGTTCTATGGCTTTTGCAAGAAGTTTTTTGCCATATCCTTTTCTGCGGTATTCATCTTTTACAAACACATCATAGGGCTCATTTTCTTCATAATTCTTTGTGAGATCCAAATAGCCAACGACGTTATTTTCTTCAGTAGCCACCAAAACATAGAATCTGTCCGGTTCTTCCAGTACTCTTTCCCCGTTCCAGTAATTCGATGTATCATGGATTGCAAGATAACCTCTGATATATTTATCATCTATCAATTCGATTCCAGATATATCATCAATTTCCAAAATTTGCTTCAAAACCATTTTTTGCTGTTCTTCGCGGAAAAGCGCATTCTTTGTCTTTAAAATATTCCTGAGAATTTCATTACATGGATTAAAGGAAAAATCAATCTGGTAACCGTTAAAGTACTGTGACAAATAGGCAAACAGCTCAATATAGGCACCTTGTGACCTGGACAGTCCCATAGTTTCTTCTACATACTTTTCATCATCTATAACAAGAAGAACGAATAATCCGATTATTTTCTCTTTATCAAAAACTGCAAGTACACGATCATCCGCATTATGAACAGCCCTTTCAAGCTTCTCCTCTATCAAATCAGAATCCAGGAGAGGCTGTGAATAATCTTTGTCAGCGTTTATTTGACGTGCAAATGCTACATATTTTTCAATTTCCGATGTTACTGTTACTAAATGCTCCACGTCTCTTACCTTCATCTCTCTATCTTCTTAAAAAGTCTTGCGCTCCAGAAATTCATATTGAGTTCATCAATATAAAAATGGAATATAGCCTTCCAGTTTTTCGTAGCAGTGCTCAGAACCATATATTCTGCCTCTGCTTTGACAGCGTTCTCAGCAAATCTAAAAAGCTTCTCTCCAACTCCTTGGGAACGCTTCTCGGAAATTACATACAGTTCTTCTACTTCGAAGAATGGAGTCCCCTCTGGTATTATTGATTTCATCTGCTTAGATTCACAAACTTTACCAAAAAGATACCCAATAATAGTACCATCGTCCTCTGCAAGAAATATTCTATTGCCTTCAATATCTGATTTATCATTTGGACGATATCCGTAGCAACTGTTCTCTGCTGCCCAGTCCTCTGAAAAACTGATTAGTTTAGCCAGAACGTCTTCGTTTAAATCTACTTCATGAATAAGCATCATATCCTCCAACTAAAGTGATTATTATCAATTCCTAACAATAAAAACATGCTCATCTTTGCTGTTTACCGCTTCATATAGTTCAGGAAGTCTATTCGCCATCTGCAACTGCTCCCTTCACATTTCCCTTTATACTTAACAGGGAATTTATCAGTTCAGGATCAGGCAACGCCGCAAAAGCTCCTTTTCGGTACTTTTCTATTATGTCAGATGTATCTCTCACACCATTTTCTGCGGTAAAGTCAGACAGTGAATAAACGTAAACGCCCTTTTCATCCTTATCTACAAACCAGATCTGTTCCTTTCTGAAAAGGCGTTTGCAATCCATAAGGTTAATATCGTGTACTGTGAAGATCATCTGTGCATCAGTATTGAGCTCATTATTAAACATAGCGACGGTGGCTCTTGTAAGTTTAAAATGAATACTGCTATCCAGCTCATCTACTACCAAGATTCGTCCCTGCTCAAGCGCTTCAATAACATAACTTGCCATTGCTGCTATCTTTTTAGTTCCTGTAGAATCAAATAACATACTTGGAACCTGAACGCCCTTATATGTAGAAACCAGTCTGATCTGATCCATTACACTATCTGGAACATCCAGCACTTTTTCCTCAGGCTTTTCATCAGCGTCACCAGCATTAAGCTTTACATTTCCCATTTCCACATATTCAAAATTGCCCATGTAAAGATCTGCATTTTTAATAAAATCAACAACTTTCTGCTGTAGCTGATTCTTGTTTTTCATAAGGTCGATGGTATGCTCCATAGGGATGTTATTCATATTGATAACATCTATCTTTTCAGCAAAACCAACCAGAACTTCCTTCATCTCATTGAGTGCCTTAAATTTTGTAGAATCAATAAGGTGGAAAATAACATTATTCTTTGCAACAACAGGCATCATTGTCAAAAGCTCTGTATCTATGCACTCATATTCTTCATTGAGAGTATCGCGTTTTAGCCAGCACACTTCTTTTTCGTTATTGTACTGATCTTTCAACACCTCTATAAATGATTCAAAGACGTAAGCCTCTTTCTTGACATCGTACTTGAAATCATACGAGAACTTTCTTCCACCTGATAAAAAAGTGACTCCAAGTTCACAGATATCGTTGTCTGTAAAAATATTTGACATAAGGCCATTTTTCTTATTCAGTAAAACGCTTTTTATAGCTTTAATACACCTTATAAGGCAGGTTTTTCCTGCATTATTAGGGCCATAGATTCCAGCTGTCTTAAGGACATTAAAGTTATTTTCTTTATGTACATTTGAGGCAAATTTTTTATTACGCATATCAGCTTTCATTGAGAAAGCAATCTGTTCATCAAATGCGAAGCAGTTTTTTGCCCTAATCTCTATAATCATAGCCGTTCCTCCGTTAAGGATTTTTACTATTGTTCACTATGATTATAACATTATCATATTTTTCATGCAATTATTTTGCATAAATAATATATGGACATTTCATAAATCAGTTTTACTGCGTTATAATTCTATAATCTGATCAAATCCTGTATCATCACTATCAATGTGAGATATCTTAATGACCATTTTATCAGGATCACTCAACAGCTCTTTTTCCAAATCCTTAAGCAGTGCCTTGGTTTCAACGTCCAGCCCGGCATCAATCTCATCCAGAATAACCAGCGATACATCAGATTCCATCATGCACTTCATCATGAAAAGCTTCTTCTTTTCACCTCCGGAAAGGGTTGCTCCATTTTCTTCTATAACATCAATCTCTGGGTTCAGATTCAGTTTCTTACGCATTGCCGCTATTTCATCCTCACTGTAATCTGAATGAGTTACATTTCTAAGATAATCTTCGACGCTTTCATTAAGTATAAGTTCATCCTGCGAAACGTAGCATATTTCTTTATAAAAAGAGCATGAATCATACTCAGAAAATGGTATATCATTGATAGATACCTGCCCGTTTGACGGCTTATATAAGCCTAGGATCATCTTAAGTATTGAGCTTTTACCGCTTCCATTTTCACCACGGATCAGGACATTATCGCCCTTATTTATATCAAAAGAAATATTGTTCATGATCTTCCTGTCATCGATTTCGAGCGTTACGTTTTCAAAACTGATATTCTCGATATCACTTATCTCTTTTCCGGAAATAATGGGAATATCCATAAGCTTTACAACATTGTCAAAGGCAGGAATATTCTTGATGATCACCTGGATCTGGCGCTGAACTCGCCCGCTGACAGCAAGAATAGTATTTGTTATAAAAAGGACTGTTACAAGCTTTCCGCCACTTACGTTCGATGTCAAAAGCAGCATGCCGGCAACTATAATGTATATAAGGTCAGTAAAGCTTTTTTCTATTGTCTCAAAGAACGCAGATTTTCCTTCGGCTTTCTCAGAGAGTTTCATAAAACTATCATGTATTTTTTTATTCTTAGTCAGATAATAATCTTCTAAACCGTTTGTACGAGTAGCTTCAACCATATCCACCGTCTCGTATACCTGCGCAGTATCTTGTTCATGCGCTTTGTCGCAAAGCTCATAATTACCTAATATGCCACGGCCTGTTATAAATGATGTTCCGAGTGTAAATGCAATCCCTAAGACTAACGTTATACCTGCAGGAATGCTATACCAAAAGGCAATTATCAAAAAAGCTATAACCGTAAGCGTATTAACAAAGCCCCCGACAGAATAAATCACTGCAATCGCAAACGCAGTATATGTCTGTCCTGACAGGACATATTTAAATTTGTCCTTGGACTTTTGAACATACTCCATGTACTCGCTTCCCCAAAGTACTTTGTATATCTTTTGTCTCATGTTCCATAAAAGATCATTGCCTATACGGATATACAGCCTGGTATTTAACCCTGATAAAAGAGATAAAAGAAAATAGCCGATAACAAACAGCAGCACAGCTATCGCAAAGGTATACACTGCTTTATCCGTTTCCAGCATATCGATCATGGCATTTATACCAAGCGGTATTGCCATCTCAACTGCGATCAATGCCATCATTACTACAAAGGCACCAAATAGTAATCGCTTATTTGATGCAAACATCATTTTTACAATTTTAAAATAGCTTTTCATAAGTCCCGAATCCCCCTTTACTACTGCGTTCAGGCTCTAAATCTACCATTCAAAATTGCAAAAAACAAGGCTTTAAATGCTGTATTTATCTGTGGTATAATATATATAGAAAGAGTAATGGCGCCACGCTAAGTGACGCCACTTTTTATTCCTGTTTAATCTTCCCGTCCCCAATATACATCCGCTCTGTAGCAATCCTGTCCACAAACACCTTATCATGCGAAGTAAATACAAGTGTCCCCTCATATTCGATCAGCATTTTCTCCAAAGCCTCTACAGATGGTATATCCAGATAATTCGTCGGCTCATCCAGTATCAGCAAATTCACATTCGATACAAAGAGCATGGCAAAAGACAGCTTCATCCGCTCACCACCCGAAAGCTCTGATGCCTTTTTGTTCATATCTCTTTCTGATAGCAAAAGACGTGCCAGTACAATCCTCGAAAGACTCTCGCTCTGGATACTGACTCTGCGCACATTTTCAAGAACGGTTCGATCAAGGTCGATCTGGGACATGTTCTGCTTGGCATATCCTATTTTGGCTCCTGGGACTACGTATACTTTTTCTCTATTATTTATTAGTTCCAGTAAAGTAGTCTTGCCGGCTCCGTTACCGCCCAGTAGCGCAACCTTACTTCCATTCTTGATCATAAAATCTGCATCGTCGAATATAACGTGGTCATCATAGGCAAAAGAAATATGTTCTCCACGGATCACTATGGGATTTCTTGGCGGATTGGTCAGTCTGAAATCAGGTCTTACTGTAAGTTCTTCTTTGGGCTTTTCTTTAACCTCCATATGTTCAAGGCGTTTTAGGACATTTGTGGCACTTCTTTCTATTCCACGGGCTTTGTCCTCAGGTTTTCTATTTCCAATGAACGCTCTAACCTTTACTTCACTTGCTGACATGTTCTTGGGCTTTTTATCTACAGTTTTAGCCTTAGCTTTTTTCTCAACGTAAACGCTTTGAAGCCTCTTTTTTTCAGCCTGATAGTTCTCGTATTCGGCCTGCTGAGTCTTTCGCTGTTCTTCTTTTTGAACAACATATTCATCATAATTTCCGCTATAGTTCTGAAGTTTGCCAAAAGAAATCTCTACGATCCTGTCACATATTTCATTAAGAACGGACCTGTCATGGCTGATCACGACCAGTGTTTCTATTTCGTTCAGTCTTTTTTTGAGCATTTCCACACCGTTATAATCCAGATTTGATGTGGGTTCGTCGAGAAATGCCACTGCATGTGGACTTGAAAAGAGCTGTGCAAGTCTTATCCTGGTATCTTCTCCGCCGCTAACATTTTCCTGCCAGATGTGGTCTGCAACTCCCATCTTGCCGGCTTCTGCATAGTCAGTTTCAAAGTATTCACTGTCTGAGCCAAACTGTTCAAAAAAAAACGGAATACAATTGCTCGAAACTGTTCCTTTGGTTGGTTCCAGCTCCCCTGCCAAAATTTTGAGAAGCGTGCTCTTGCCTGCGCCATTCATCCCAACAAGTCCAACCTTCTCGCCCTCATACAGATAGAACCTGTCGAAATCCAGTACGGTCTGTTCTCCATAGGAATGGACTATATTCTCTGCTTTTATCAATAAATGTCTCGCCATATAAGTCTCCCTTTTCAGCTAAAAAATAAGCCTATCCTGCGTACGCAAAATAGACTCACACAAAAAGACCTATATATAAATAAAGGCTTCGAATGCATGATAATCCAATTTAAGCGTACACATAATACCGCTGCATAAGCAGCAGCCATCATCAACATGTTCACCTAAATCAAATTATCTAATAATCATTCAGTCACCTCTGCGAAAAATCGCCCTTTCTTTTATTCAACTGCATGATATCACATATATAGATCAAATACAATCATATATCCTATATCGAGGCTTCACGAGTTGAAAAAACGTTACAGTTCAGACGCTAGATTGACACACAACCCTAACGATTAAAAATCACATATTAAATTGGCTACAAACCCGTTACAGTTCAGACGCTAGATTGACACACAACCCTAACGATTAAAAATCACATATTAAATTGGCTACAAACCCAGAAAAAATCTGACTTTTTCTGGGTTTCCTATTG
Coding sequences within it:
- a CDS encoding GNAT family N-acetyltransferase, with protein sequence MNKVQIDKSCGAVVFTIDGEEIKYIMVEEASGFFSLPKGHVENDETEEETAIREIKEETGLELSLIPGFREVQEYDLLDRSDVRRQIVFFLAEYKDQEPHIVRPNEVKSIRINNLKDTFKLIEYDSLKNVLLSADSFIKKSYEKLRGMADYSSFTIETKNVMLKKATESDLDDIYNNLWRHEESTRYMLWTVTDSIEKAKERLRKSVKFQQVEKYAFFVYEKRSGKAIGFAGMEEIKPGVYEDTGIAVGPEFVGKGYGTEILTAFMDEARKCGAHKFVASCRKKNIASHKLMMKCGLSFSHDEDRTDPRDGSPYVLEFNEIALN
- a CDS encoding GNAT family N-acetyltransferase → MKVRDVEHLVTVTSEIEKYVAFARQINADKDYSQPLLDSDLIEEKLERAVHNADDRVLAVFDKEKIIGLFVLLVIDDEKYVEETMGLSRSQGAYIELFAYLSQYFNGYQIDFSFNPCNEILRNILKTKNALFREEQQKMVLKQILEIDDISGIELIDDKYIRGYLAIHDTSNYWNGERVLEEPDRFYVLVATEENNVVGYLDLTKNYEENEPYDVFVKDEYRRKGYGKKLLAKAIELNNPKGMSLMVDVDNVPAIRLYTSIGFDKVEGQNCVYATWNV
- a CDS encoding GNAT family N-acetyltransferase, with the protein product MLIHEVDLNEDVLAKLISFSEDWAAENSCYGYRPNDKSDIEGNRIFLAEDDGTIIGYLFGKVCESKQMKSIIPEGTPFFEVEELYVISEKRSQGVGEKLFRFAENAVKAEAEYMVLSTATKNWKAIFHFYIDELNMNFWSARLFKKIER
- a CDS encoding ATP/GTP-binding protein; translated protein: MIIEIRAKNCFAFDEQIAFSMKADMRNKKFASNVHKENNFNVLKTAGIYGPNNAGKTCLIRCIKAIKSVLLNKKNGLMSNIFTDNDICELGVTFLSGGRKFSYDFKYDVKKEAYVFESFIEVLKDQYNNEKEVCWLKRDTLNEEYECIDTELLTMMPVVAKNNVIFHLIDSTKFKALNEMKEVLVGFAEKIDVINMNNIPMEHTIDLMKNKNQLQQKVVDFIKNADLYMGNFEYVEMGNVKLNAGDADEKPEEKVLDVPDSVMDQIRLVSTYKGVQVPSMLFDSTGTKKIAAMASYVIEALEQGRILVVDELDSSIHFKLTRATVAMFNNELNTDAQMIFTVHDINLMDCKRLFRKEQIWFVDKDEKGVYVYSLSDFTAENGVRDTSDIIEKYRKGAFAALPDPELINSLLSIKGNVKGAVADGE
- a CDS encoding ABC transporter ATP-binding protein; translation: MKSYFKIVKMMFASNKRLLFGAFVVMMALIAVEMAIPLGINAMIDMLETDKAVYTFAIAVLLFVIGYFLLSLLSGLNTRLYIRIGNDLLWNMRQKIYKVLWGSEYMEYVQKSKDKFKYVLSGQTYTAFAIAVIYSVGGFVNTLTVIAFLIIAFWYSIPAGITLVLGIAFTLGTSFITGRGILGNYELCDKAHEQDTAQVYETVDMVEATRTNGLEDYYLTKNKKIHDSFMKLSEKAEGKSAFFETIEKSFTDLIYIIVAGMLLLTSNVSGGKLVTVLFITNTILAVSGRVQRQIQVIIKNIPAFDNVVKLMDIPIISGKEISDIENISFENVTLEIDDRKIMNNISFDINKGDNVLIRGENGSGKSSILKMILGLYKPSNGQVSINDIPFSEYDSCSFYKEICYVSQDELILNESVEDYLRNVTHSDYSEDEIAAMRKKLNLNPEIDVIEENGATLSGGEKKKLFMMKCMMESDVSLVILDEIDAGLDVETKALLKDLEKELLSDPDKMVIKISHIDSDDTGFDQIIEL